Proteins encoded in a region of the Ornithodoros turicata isolate Travis chromosome 3, ASM3712646v1, whole genome shotgun sequence genome:
- the LOC135389530 gene encoding uncharacterized protein LOC135389530, translating into MTSPGEEFIPGGCTSLVNGWYSDLQQFRLPSNEDVVEHLNSSGVPSARQMEEGHCFKEEGYVRQIYVHTVSQDCDYNVVKCICLPSMRSGYYVVHAVIRKDNGSIAGAHCYCAAGLSGSCQHVAGLLFSHAEWNHRAEPSCTDMPCKWVVPPSAKQPDPPATIDKIDFRKNAAGVTRSRYIPSAHLTPASSSQLAAAVEKAHPECLWLRYNRDLDDDTSSSHLQPPTAVPTSDNFMCADWKSYIQQYFEAIQPLTEEERVHVQQATTGQASNRVWHEERTGRLTSSLFGRIRGCRKPEGLLKEILYSKKQVRCEAMQYGQNHEGVAFTHSLLHHQIEL; encoded by the exons ATGACAAGTCCTGGTGAAGAGTTTATTCCCGGGGGCTGCACGTCTCTCGTAAATGGGTGGTACAGTGATCTGCAGCAGTTTCGCCTTCCAAGTAATGAAGACGTCGTTGAGCACTTGAACTCATCGGGTGTCCCATCTGCTCGACAGATGGAAGAGGGACATTGTTTTAAAGAGGAAGGCTACGTGAGACAGATTTATGTGCATACTGTATCACAGGATTGCGACTACAACGTCGTGAAGTGCATTTGCCTGCCGTCCATGCGGTCTGGGTATTACGTCGTACACGCCGTAATAAGAAAGGACAACGGCAGTATTGCTGGTGCACATTGTTACTGTGCAGCGGG ATTGAGCGGTTCATGCCAGCACGTCGCAGGGCTATTGTTTAGCCACGCAGAATGGAATCACAGAGCAGAGCCTTCATGCACTGATATGCCCTGCAAGTGGGTTGTGCCACCATCTG CAAAACAGCCAGACCCTCCTGCCACAATTGATAAAATCGACTTCCGGAAAAATGCAGCAGGAGTTACCAGGAGCCGTTACATACCCTCTGCACACCTAACACCGGCCAGTAGTTCACAACTGGCAGCGGCTGTTGAGAAGGCCCATCCCGAGTGTCTATGGCTAAGATACAACAGAGACCTGGATGATGACACAAGCAGCAGCCACCTGCAACCACCAACAGCTGTGCCAACGTCTGACAACTTCATGTGTGCCGATTGGAAGTCTTATATACAACAGTACTTTGAAG CCATTCAACCTCTCACAGAAGAAGAAAGGGTACATGTACAGCAAGCAACGACTGGGCAAGCCTCCAATCGTGTGTGGCACGAAGAGAGGACTGGACGCTTAACTTCTTCACTGTTTGGTCGCATCAGAGGCTGTAGAAAGCCAGAAGGACTGCTAAAGGAAATTTTGTACAGTAAGAAGCAAGTGCGCTGTGAGGCTATGCAGTATGGTCAGAACCACGAAGGGGTTGCC TTTACCCATTCCTTGCTGCATCACCAGATCGAATTGTAA